DNA from Canis lupus familiaris isolate Mischka breed German Shepherd chromosome 9, alternate assembly UU_Cfam_GSD_1.0, whole genome shotgun sequence:
AGTGGTGGTGATggacttgctttctctctctggaacATCATTTCCTCACAGAAAGGACTCAAGTCCATTTCAAAACAGGACAATAAAGgatctgagggaggaggagacttAGACTCAAAATCAGGTGTTGTTGGCCGGCTTTGGGGTGTTTCAACTTCAGGATTGAGTAAGGTCCACCATGAGGAATCAGGCCCATACCTAGGTAAGGACCGAGGGGGTAAGGGCCGAGGGGTCAGTTCCAATTCTGCATGGACAGAAGGCTTTTGGGAGGGTTCTGGATACCTGAGTGCAGGTCCTGGGGACATGGAGACACATTCTGAAGGCTTTTGGGGGTGCTGCTTATAGCTGTGCTCTGGAGTGACAAATATAGATTTTTGGGGGCTCTCAGACGCTGTTCGAGATGTCACATGGGAAGCTGAGTGTATTAACTGTCCCTCTGGGGAGATGGTGACCCTACGGCCAACCTCGCTGTCTCCTCGGGTTGAGGACTTCATGTTGGACTCTACTTCTGATGATATTAAGATCTTTGGGGAGGGCTTGGTGTCAGTGTAGACAGAATGCTTGTGGATAGATTCAGGATCTGGATGCAGAGAAACTCGGTGTCCACCATCTAAATCCTTAAGGACAGAGAGTCTGAGGGATGATTCCAAGTTCATATTCCTATGCAAAGCCTTGGGTTCTGTATAGATTGAGCTGAGACGATTCATTTCATACTCTTGGCCAGGGATCCTTCTCTGGGCTGTCCGAGAGTCTGCTCTGACACGGCCACTGCTATGCTCTGGGCTAGAGGGTCTCTTTGGAGATCTGATCTCGGTAGCAGTCAAAATCTTTCGGATGGGCTCAGTTTGGACTGCTTGATCCTTTGGGCAAGCCAAAGTCCTACGGGGAACTCTGACTCCTTGTGGGTACTGGACCTTGGAGGGTGGGTCTTCTTCTTGTAAGATTTGTAAGTTATCCTTCTGGTCTACAAAACTCAACCGGCGAGAGGATTTGGCATCTGGGGTCAATGAATAGCGATTACTGATGTCACGCCCTGGCTTGCTCTCACCCCCTTTTCGTGTTGATTCCTCTCTGCATGGACTAATGTTCCTTTGCATCTGGACAGTATGGTAAGCTGATGTCTGAGTTTGCTGGGTCTTTCGATGAGGAGAGGGATGGCGGTATGTTTCTAATTTTGATCGAGTCTCACTTCCTCGAGGGATGGATGTTCCAGCAAGACCAGGCCCTGACTGGGGGGAGACAGATCGAGGATAGTCTGATGTTGGATAGAAAGTGGTGAGATGCCCAGCTTCTGATCTTCGATGTGGTGGAGGGCTTACCGGGGCTGCAGCACTTCGTGAGCTCGAGGCAAGAAAGTACTCTTGTCCCTGCTGATGAGTTGTGTTAGTATCTTCAGACCCTTTTGGTGCTGAAACTGCTATGTTGGACCCAGTTTTATTAGTCCTGACCGTCCGATACACTGAGCTTCTCTGGGTAGATCCCATGATTTACTGGCTGGCTATATTGAGAGTCCTAATGAAGTCTGAATATTTACGCTCAGTTTTAAAAGCTGCTGTTCTTATACTCCCACGAAAGTGACTGTTAATCTAAGAGTGTCTCATATAGTCCCCTTAGCTACCTGCCTTGTGATGTCATAGAGGAAGGAGCTTCCTACTAAATATCCTGGCATACAGTCacaattttttaagtaggctccatgcccagtgtggggcttaaaatcacaaccttgagatcaagagttgcatgctctactgactgagcctaCCAGTCACCCCTTCAGCCACAAGTCTtcagagaaactcaagcagtAACTGCAAGGAAACTGAGGATTTGTCTTTGGAGTTGATACCACCAAGTCTTGGACCAAGTTCTTAGCAAAACCAGATTTTCCTAGATGGAGAAGGCTCCAGACTTTCCCTTATTCTCCCCAGATTCTAGGAATTCCCAGATTCATCCAGAGGAGGAATCAGCCTGAATATCCTACTAAGGCATGGCTACTCAACTCAATCACTCTGTTAGTTCCAGTTTTAATAAAAAGTACAAGTTGCCCCCAAGTTAGTTTGGAACTGCACCTGGAAACACTTCCAGGTTTCAGAGGTGGTTTGGTTGACTCTGAGGTAAAAAAATCCAGATTgctcaaataataaatttttacattCTTGGCCCACGAGTGAGTGTAGGATTGTAGGAAGGATTTGGAGTTAGTCACTGGTTTCGGTCATAAATGACtagttgtacaccttaaacaagttacttgatttttctgagctttggtttcttcatctgaaaaccAAGTCTGGTAGGTATAACAAATGTTAATGTCCTTTCTCATAATCCTCTCCTCTCAGCTATTCTAATTAGATGGACTCTGGTTCTTTCTTGATTTGAAGGTGCCTTTGCATCTTGGATGACCATTTTGGATGAGAGACActatcatctttctctctctttcacaggTTTCTCTCCACCGTATCCACATCCCACTATTGACTCTGAAGGGTCATCGTGGTTATATGATGGTCAGATTCATTGTTTCTGAATCTTTAAATTCATCTTGATTAAAAAGACAACGTTTAAACCAAAACCAATACATTTTTAGGTAACAAGAATCTTAATAGACTGAGAAACCTCAAGCTACTGACATAAGTTTTAGATTGTAAAACACTTGGCTAGCCGTTGTATCttgttttacagaaaaagataaaagtagaagAATATTACATGTCAAACATCTTGAAGGTAAACCAGATTGAAGTGAAGAGGTTTCCTATT
Protein-coding regions in this window:
- the SEPTIN4 gene encoding septin-4 isoform X29 yields the protein MGSTQRSSVYRTVRTNKTGSNIAVSAPKGSEDTNTTHQQGQEYFLASSSRSAAAPVSPPPHRRSEAGHLTTFYPTSDYPRSVSPQSGPGLAGTSIPRGSETRSKLETYRHPSPHRKTQQTQTSAYHTVQMQRNISPCREESTRKGGESKPGRDISNRYSLTPDAKSSRRLSFVDQKDNLQILQEEDPPSKVQYPQGVRVPRRTLACPKDQAVQTEPIRKILTATEIRSPKRPSSPEHSSGRVRADSRTAQRRIPGQEYEMNRLSSIYTEPKALHRNMNLESSLRLSVLKDLDGGHRVSLHPDPESIHKHSVYTDTKPSPKILISSEVESNMKSSTRGDSEVGRRVTISPEGQLIHSASHVTSRTASESPQKSIFVTPEHSYKQHPQKPSECVSMSPGPALRYPEPSQKPSVHAELELTPRPLPPRSLPRYGPDSSWWTLLNPEVETPQSRPTTPDFESKSPPPSDPLLSCFEMDLSPFCEEMMFQREKASPSPPLAPATPPPRSSPKESPNRAPLREAPQALKCTSKQPIQRFSAFFLDVSEEMYNRVIWWLKDEESDFLAF
- the SEPTIN4 gene encoding septin-4 isoform X28 encodes the protein MGSTQRSSVYRTVRTNKTGSNIAVSAPKGSEDTNTTHQQGQEYFLASSSRSAAAPVSPPPHRRSEAGHLTTFYPTSDYPRSVSPQSGPGLAGTSIPRGSETRSKLETYRHPSPHRKTQQTQTSAYHTVQMQRNISPCREESTRKGGESKPGRDISNRYSLTPDAKSSRRLSFVDQKDNLQILQEEDPPSKVQYPQGVRVPRRTLACPKDQAVQTEPIRKILTATEIRSPKRPSSPEHSSGRVRADSRTAQRRIPGQEYEMNRLSSIYTEPKALHRNMNLESSLRLSVLKDLDGGHRVSLHPDPESIHKHSVYTDTKPSPKILISSEVESNMKSSTRGDSEVGRRVTISPEGQLIHSASHVTSRTASESPQKSIFVTPEHSYKQHPQKPSECVSMSPGPALRYPEPSQKPSVHAELELTPRPLPPRSLPRYGPDSSWWTLLNPEVETPQSRPTTPDFESKSPPPSDPLLSCFEMDLSPFCEEMMFQREKASPSPPLAPATPPPRSSPKESPNRAPLREAPQALKCTSKQPIQRFSAFFLDVSEEMYNRVIWWLKDEELPLAQLP
- the SEPTIN4 gene encoding septin-4 isoform X24, which produces MGSTQRSSVYRTVRTNKTGSNIAVSAPKGSEDTNTTHQQGQEYFLASSSRSAAAPVSPPPHRRSEAGHLTTFYPTSDYPRSVSPQSGPGLAGTSIPRGSETRSKLETYRHPSPHRKTQQTQTSAYHTVQMQRNISPCREESTRKGGESKPGRDISNRYSLTPDAKSSRRLSFVDQKDNLQILQEEDPPSKVQYPQGVRVPRRTLACPKDQAVQTEPIRKILTATEIRSPKRPSSPEHSSGRVRADSRTAQRRIPGQEYEMNRLSSIYTEPKALHRNMNLESSLRLSVLKDLDGGHRVSLHPDPESIHKHSVYTDTKPSPKILISSEVESNMKSSTRGDSEVGRRVTISPEGQLIHSASHVTSRTASESPQKSIFVTPEHSYKQHPQKPSECVSMSPGPALRYPEPSQKPSVHAELELTPRPLPPRSLPRYGPDSSWWTLLNPEVETPQSRPTTPDFESKSPPPSDPLLSCFEMDLSPFCEEMMFQREKASPSPPLAPATPPPRSSPKESPNRAPLREAPQALKCTSKQPIQRFSAFFLDVSEEMYNRVIWWLKDEEIKRFLEDTDDAELNKFVKDFPGSESCHQPEAKTWVSRPQVLEPKPQASDLCQDDLEFRPPSWPQPSDSQQYFSASAPLSPSARPRSPWGKLDPYDSSEDDKEYVGFATLPNQVHRKSVKKGFDFTLMVAGESGLGKSTLVNSLFLTDLYRDRKLLSAEERIMQTVEITKHAVDIEEKGVRLRLTIVDTPGFGDAVNNAECWKPVAEYIDQQFEQYFRDESGLNRKNIQDNRVHCCLYFISPFGHGLRPLDVEFMKALHQRVNIVPILAKADTLTPPEVERKKRKIREEIERFGIKVYQFPDCDSDEDEDFKLQDQALKESIPFAVIGSNTVVEARGRRVRGRLYPWGIVEVENPGHCDFVKLRTMLVRTHMQDLKDVTRETHYENYRAQCIQSMTRLVVKERNRNCGGCRRCCTKSKDR
- the SEPTIN4 gene encoding septin-4 isoform X25, coding for MGSTQRSSVYRTVRTNKTGSNIAVSAPKGSEDTNTTHQQGQEYFLASSSRSAAAPVSPPPHRRSEAGHLTTFYPTSDYPRSVSPQSGPGLAGTSIPRGSETRSKLETYRHPSPHRKTQQTQTSAYHTVQMQRNISPCREESTRKGGESKPGRDISNRYSLTPDAKSSRRLSFVDQKDNLQILQEEDPPSKVQYPQGVRVPRRTLACPKDQAVQTEPIRKILTATEIRSPKRPSSPEHSSGRVRADSRTAQRRIPGQEYEMNRLSSIYTEPKALHRNMNLESSLRLSVLKDLDGGHRVSLHPDPESIHKHSVYTDTKPSPKILISSEVESNMKSSTRGDSEVGRRVTISPEGQLIHSASHVTSRTASESPQKSIFVTPEHSYKQHPQKPSECVSMSPGPALRYPEPSQKPSVHAELELTPRPLPPRSLPRYGPDSSWWTLLNPEVETPQSRPTTPDFESKSPPPSDPLLSCFEMDLSPFCEEMMFQREKASPSPPLAPATPPPRSSPKESPNRAPLREAPQALKCTSKQPIQRFSAFFLDVSEEMYNRVIWWLKDEEMASTLLGTTGESIETSEHTHSLAMRNLPSGWEDKTWTGNI
- the SEPTIN4 gene encoding septin-4 isoform X27, whose product is MGSTQRSSVYRTVRTNKTGSNIAVSAPKGSEDTNTTHQQGQEYFLASSSRSAAAPVSPPPHRRSEAGHLTTFYPTSDYPRSVSPQSGPGLAGTSIPRGSETRSKLETYRHPSPHRKTQQTQTSAYHTVQMQRNISPCREESTRKGGESKPGRDISNRYSLTPDAKSSRRLSFVDQKDNLQILQEEDPPSKVQYPQGVRVPRRTLACPKDQAVQTEPIRKILTATEIRSPKRPSSPEHSSGRVRADSRTAQRRIPGQEYEMNRLSSIYTEPKALHRNMNLESSLRLSVLKDLDGGHRVSLHPDPESIHKHSVYTDTKPSPKILISSEVESNMKSSTRGDSEVGRRVTISPEGQLIHSASHVTSRTASESPQKSIFVTPEHSYKQHPQKPSECVSMSPGPALRYPEPSQKPSVHAELELTPRPLPPRSLPRYGPDSSWWTLLNPEVETPQSRPTTPDFESKSPPPSDPLLSCFEMDLSPFCEEMMFQREKASPSPPLAPATPPPRSSPKESPNRAPLREAPQALKCTSKQPIQRFSAFFLDVSEEMYNRVIWWLKDEEGTPEKEHFSGLHTF
- the SEPTIN4 gene encoding septin-4 isoform X26; this translates as MGSTQRSSVYRTVRTNKTGSNIAVSAPKGSEDTNTTHQQGQEYFLASSSRSAAAPVSPPPHRRSEAGHLTTFYPTSDYPRSVSPQSGPGLAGTSIPRGSETRSKLETYRHPSPHRKTQQTQTSAYHTVQMQRNISPCREESTRKGGESKPGRDISNRYSLTPDAKSSRRLSFVDQKDNLQILQEEDPPSKVQYPQGVRVPRRTLACPKDQAVQTEPIRKILTATEIRSPKRPSSPEHSSGRVRADSRTAQRRIPGQEYEMNRLSSIYTEPKALHRNMNLESSLRLSVLKDLDGGHRVSLHPDPESIHKHSVYTDTKPSPKILISSEVESNMKSSTRGDSEVGRRVTISPEGQLIHSASHVTSRTASESPQKSIFVTPEHSYKQHPQKPSECVSMSPGPALRYPEPSQKPSVHAELELTPRPLPPRSLPRYGPDSSWWTLLNPEVETPQSRPTTPDFESKSPPPSDPLLSCFEMDLSPFCEEMMFQREKASPSPPLAPATPPPRSSPKESPNRAPLREAPQALKCTSKQPIQRFSAFFLDVSEEMYNRVIWWLKDEEVGPGDYGYKQVWGL